The genomic stretch CATTAACTAGTTTAGGGTTTGAAACACATACGATTACGAATGATTCCATGCAATTACTAGAGCGTGCCATGTTTAACAATGTCACAGATGTAAGTATTATGGAATTTGGGGCTAAATTAACGGAGTTCCCTGATATTACTACAATTCCACATTTAAAAACGTTATTTTTTGCTGATTCACCTGGAAGATTAACTAGAAACTTATCCCTTCCAAACTACCAAAATTATCCTGAAATGGATACCATTACAATGAGCGGAAATAATTTAGTCGGCTCTATCCCTGACTTTACCGGGATGCCTGCTTTAAAACAGCTTTATATGTCTGATATGTCAATTACAAGCGATGAACTTCCTAATTTTAATAATATTCCTTTACTTATTACGTTGGATCTAAGTTCTAACCAATTGACAACTATTCCTGATTTTCAAAATATACCAAATCTCACATTTTTAGATTTAAATGCAAATTTATTAACCAATACACCAGATTTTCAAAATTTACCTAACTTAACTGATTTAAATTTAAGACATAACAATTTAACCGGTACGATGGTTAACTACACCAACTTACCTAGTTTAGAATCATTAAACTTAGATTATAATTTTTTAACTGAACTACCTTCTAATGTATTAGATACTATTTATGTTCAAAGTCAAAATGGAGAGCTTCCTGATCAAACTATTAATCAGGGCAATACATGTACTATTGATTTACCTATTTATTTCCAAATGGAAGAAATTAACATGTTAGTCAGCCCAGAAGTTACAGGAGAATATATCGGGACTAATATAGTCCAACTTCCGACGACAGTTAATGCGGAGGACAACTCTATAACAGTGGATACATCCGCTCTAAGTCCTGGTGAGTATAAATTAGACATCTCGTATAATCACAATTATGCCACTGGAGGCGTATGCTCTTATGATTGGAATGTAACTATTAATTAATTTCTACTAAAAAAGCTGGAAGTTCAAAAACTCTGAACTTCCA from Listeria monocytogenes ATCC 19117 encodes the following:
- the inlP gene encoding class 3 internalin InlP; the encoded protein is MRKVFMFLSTALLLAILSLSFTGLDLKAKAASDLYPLPAPIIDVFPDDGLAKDMARNLNKDSVNDVIDQDDLDALTSLGFETHTITNDSMQLLERAMFNNVTDVSIMEFGAKLTEFPDITTIPHLKTLFFADSPGRLTRNLSLPNYQNYPEMDTITMSGNNLVGSIPDFTGMPALKQLYMSDMSITSDELPNFNNIPLLITLDLSSNQLTTIPDFQNIPNLTFLDLNANLLTNTPDFQNLPNLTDLNLRHNNLTGTMVNYTNLPSLESLNLDYNFLTELPSNVLDTIYVQSQNGELPDQTINQGNTCTIDLPIYFQMEEINMLVSPEVTGEYIGTNIVQLPTTVNAEDNSITVDTSALSPGEYKLDISYNHNYATGGVCSYDWNVTIN